GGACCGCCCTGGTCAAGGGCGGGCTGACCGGCGCCGCGCTCGCGCTGACCGTGCTGGCCGAGCGCCGGGCCGCCCTGGTGGAGCGTCAGGCCGCGCAGTCGGGGGCCGGTCCCGACGAGCCGGGCAACCTCTCGCCGGGCGACTTCGCCCACGCCCAGGACGAGCTGCGGGTGCTGCGTTGGTCGGTGACCGGCCTGACCGGCGTCGTCCTGGTCCTCGGCTCGGTTCAGGCGCGCAGGTCGACCCAGTAGCGCCGCTTGCCGTGGCGCACGTCCTCGAGCACCCCGCCGTTGCGCAGGATGGTCGCCGCGGACGCCTCGTTGTCGTCGTCGCAGGTGATCAGCGCGCGGTCGACGCCCAGGGAGCGCAGGTGGTCCAGCCCCCACGCGCAGGCGTACGTCGCGAGGCCGCGCCGGCGCGCGGACGGCCGGACTGAGTAGCCGATGTGGCCGCCCTCCTCGAGCCGGAAGTCGTTGAGCTCGTGCCGCACCGACAGGAACCCGAGCACCTGGTCGCGCTCGGTGATCCAGCGCTTGGTGTCCGGCACCATCGCGAAGCCGCGGGCCACGTCGCCGTCGGCGAGCCGGGGCATCGCCTCGGCGTACGCCGCGAACCGCTCGGGGTCGGCGAGGTCGCCGGCGAACCACGGCTCGCCCCGCACCTCGTCGAGCGGCAGGTGGTCGGGCGTGATGCCGGAGCCGTGCGGGTAGTCGCCGGCGGCGGCGTACTCCGCCAGCGCCTCGAGGAACGGCGAGTGCAACGACGGGCGCGGGACGACGAGCTCGGGCATTAGTCGAGCCTAGGAAACCCAGCCCTGCAAGGCGATCGGTTTACTCCGCGGTGAACTCGACGGAGTCCCAGCCGGAGGCGCCGTCGGGCACCACGTCGGTGCGCACCGACGTCTGGGTCTCGCCCGACCGGTCGGTGGCGCGGACGGTGAGCCGGTGCACGCCGGGGCCGACGTCGACCGTGCCGTGCCACTGCACCCAGGTGTCGACCGAGGGCACCCGGGCCAGCTCGACCTCCTGCCAGCCCTTGCCGTCGAGCTGCACCTCCACCTTGTCGATGCCGAGGTGCTGGGCCCAGGCGACGCCCGCGACGGTCACCGAGCCGGCCGCGACGCGGTGGTTGGCGCGGGGCACGTCGATGCGCGACTGGGTCTTGATCGGGCACTTCTCCGCCCACCCGCGCTCGGTCCAGAACGCGTCGACGTCGGAGAACCGCGTGACCTCGAGGTCGACCAGCCACTTCGTGGCGGAGACGAAGCCGTAGAGGCCGGGCACGACCATCCGCACCGGGAACCCGTGCTCGACCGGCAGCGGCTCGCCGTTCATCGCGATCGCCAGCAGCGCGTCGCGGCCGTCGGTCAGCGCCTGCACCGGGGTCCCGCAGGTCCAGCCGTCCTCGGAGGTCTGCAGGACCGCGTCCGCGCCGTCCTGCACCCCCGCCTCGCGCAGCAGGTCGGCGATGCGGACGCCGCTCCAGTGGGCGTTGCCGACCAGCGACCCGCCCACCTCGTTGGACACGCAGCAGAGCGTCACCCAGGCCTCGGTGAGCTCGCGGGCCAGGAGGTCGTCGTAGGACAGCCGGATCTCCTTGTCGACCATCCCGTGGATGCGCAGCGACCAGTCCTCCTTGCGGATCGCGGGCACGCCGATGGTGGTGTCGATCAGGTAGAAGTCGCGGTTGGGCGTGCGCCAGGGCGCCAGGCCCTCGAGACCGAGGTCGGCGCCGGCGGGGACCGTCCCGCGGGTCACCGGCAGGTCGAGCGAGGCGATGTCGCGCTCGACCTCGCGGCGCTTGCGGCCGAACATCCCACCCACCAGACCGGCGGCCGCGGCCCCCAGGCCGACGAGCACGGCCCGGCGCAGGAAGGTACGCCGCCCGGCGTCCGCCCCGGCCGCCCCGTCCGGCCGGTCCGCCTCGTCCGCCCCGTCCCGGTCGGCCCCGCGCAACGGGTCCAGCAGCACCGGCAGCACGAGCAGCCACGTGACCAGGCCGGTGACGACGGGCAGGAGGGAGGCCGGGTCGGCACCGGGTCGGCCGAGCGCGC
This genomic window from Nocardioides marmoribigeumensis contains:
- a CDS encoding GNAT family N-acetyltransferase, producing the protein MPELVVPRPSLHSPFLEALAEYAAAGDYPHGSGITPDHLPLDEVRGEPWFAGDLADPERFAAYAEAMPRLADGDVARGFAMVPDTKRWITERDQVLGFLSVRHELNDFRLEEGGHIGYSVRPSARRRGLATYACAWGLDHLRSLGVDRALITCDDDNEASAATILRNGGVLEDVRHGKRRYWVDLRA
- a CDS encoding molybdopterin-dependent oxidoreductase, with the translated sequence MRQDRVAGWSAALAGLLTGAAGLGVALATSSLLGQRLSPLSAVSETVIELTPGKIAHLLVSVVGQNDKPLLRAGTLVGLLVLAAVAGRVGLRSNLSGQGVFLAMAVVAGACALGRPGADPASLLPVVTGLVTWLLVLPVLLDPLRGADRDGADEADRPDGAAGADAGRRTFLRRAVLVGLGAAAAGLVGGMFGRKRREVERDIASLDLPVTRGTVPAGADLGLEGLAPWRTPNRDFYLIDTTIGVPAIRKEDWSLRIHGMVDKEIRLSYDDLLARELTEAWVTLCCVSNEVGGSLVGNAHWSGVRIADLLREAGVQDGADAVLQTSEDGWTCGTPVQALTDGRDALLAIAMNGEPLPVEHGFPVRMVVPGLYGFVSATKWLVDLEVTRFSDVDAFWTERGWAEKCPIKTQSRIDVPRANHRVAAGSVTVAGVAWAQHLGIDKVEVQLDGKGWQEVELARVPSVDTWVQWHGTVDVGPGVHRLTVRATDRSGETQTSVRTDVVPDGASGWDSVEFTAE